GTATCGGTGTATCACTCGACAATCACGAGAATACGAGAAATCGCGAGTGCGGAATATTGTTCGCGTCGAAATCTATGTCTACTCTCGGTCAACTAAACTTTGTTCAAGTGTTTTATAAAACAGcgaaaaataatctaattaatcGCGTTTGATTCACCGCATCTTTGCGCAATTTTGATTCTGGTCGCGATTTTCAGGTTAGAATCGCGCAACGGTGTAACCAttgaatatacattatatatttgcaattatagcAAATTTTGAACTGAAATATTCAGTTTACCTCGATTAGCATCAACCAGCtacataattatcatatttcgTTGCAACAAAATTCTTCGTAGTCTCGAGTTGGTGAACGCGCGCTATAAGTGTGAGTGTATATAAGTATTGTCTGTGTCGAACGCTTGCAATCGTTGGAAATCATTGTGCTGCAGTGGCGGTTGAGAAGCGACGTGAAGAACCCGGTATCGCTTTCGGCAACTGTCgacgatattattattattatgtattacaaCAGCCTAAAACGCTTAAATGCACCCGGATTTGAAATACGGAGCAGTACGTGAACTTTCAAGGGCGGTAAGTTGAATCGCGAGAGcgaattacatttcttttacatccTGCATAATTTGCTTCAGAGCAATGACGCGCTTATTTTCGCGCTTCTTTTTACATTAGTATCATATTTTTCCACATTATCGCTGCGTTTCAAAATTAACTGCCAGTATACAATATACGTGacgtaaactatagatttCCAGGTCTGGTGAATTTCAGAGTGGATTTCGAAACACAGCCTATATATAGGgttatattaacttatttttgtatcatgTTAGTATCTCCGCGTTAATTCACTTTTTCTTATATTGGCATTAATGTTACGAagtatatgtttaaaatattttttaatcgcaaAGTTGTAACACCTGTCTCGTATCATATCTCTAGATTAATGTACAATTGCGATCGCCACGCAGAgaaaatgaaagagagagagagagaaaatttataattttttacatatttatttttacgtaaattaTGCATTCAAATATGAAATTGATTTATAGCATTGTGACACGTGCCGCGCCAATGACCGCATAAAAGATGTGTCTACTACAAACAATACATTGGCGTCACACAGAGCAGCTCTTTATATTGGGTTgtttattttgctttattttcatACCCGACCATTAACGCTATATACAGCCGTCCAGTTCCGGGTTTCTGTCCCCACGCGCGATGGctacacatatatatagtattatttcGAGCCGGGAGTTTGAACAGCCGCGTGTAAAACTGGCGAAATGTCAGAATCTAATCTTTTGTTCCGCAATCAGTCGCGAGCGCAATTTTATCGCCTACGTGAATCATTGTATGAGCAGAACGTGTTGTTAAGACGCGAGTGGTCTTGCTGTAGTCATTTACATTTTCTGATTATGTGGTATTCCGCGTCATGAAGCTGCCGACACACAAAACGGAATGAATAACAAGATAAAGATAATTGCAAGAATTTTGTCGCAGTAATAATTCCATGTAAAAGCATGTATCGTAGAATTATTCTATTTGAACTCCAAAAATTTCTGTTAGCCGCTTAGAGAGTTTTGCGGaacattgattataaaaatgcatgaTTGCTAggcgattattttttttatatatatcattaggTCATTGTTTTCATCGGAGATTAGGGCGTGTTCTAGTTTTGGAGGGGCGCGAGAATGGCAACATTGATAGCAGGATGCGCAATGCAGCGCAATGCAGTGTCTTCTAATGCGTTTCTTTAATCCTGGGCGAATGCATTGCCAACTGGCAAAAATAATTCCGCGAACAAGTGTGCCATGCATAATTACATagtatgataattatatattatgtattatgaaaaaagaaaaggttaAATTACACAAAGTGCAATTCAGAAATTGCTTAATCATGAAGAAGATAATGGTATGTTAAGTTGCGTGACTCCgcactgttaaaaaaaatgagtaatCGTAATTTTGAATAACTACTAACCTagctttgttttattttgtagaaaatgttATGCGAGAGATATAGAAAatactctttattttttacggcaagccatgaaaaatatatgttttttgatATCAGAAATGACACGGCGACGCATCGATGAATGGATTACGCGATTTATTCGCCGCGATAAAGTCACTCGCTTGAACATCGTTGTCGATAGAGGCGGCTGATAGCAGACCTGTTAAAACGCGAGCGTGTAAAACGACCTTGTGGCTTGAAACAAAATACGCAAGACGCAAGAAACGACTATCGCGTATGTGAGACACGGAAAACGGCCTTCCGTTTCGCCTTCGTGTGATCTGTTCGTGACGAAAGTCGCACATTTTCCTCGCATTTCTTTCACCGCCGAGACCTCACCATACGATCGACGTTACGGACGAACTTGCGATGTTCGCTATCCCTTCCTGGGAGGCTGCTTTGAGGTACACattttcaatagtttttttttttaaagcggGGAAGACAATTTAGAGCAAAATTGAACAGCGaggtaaatgtaaaaaatttttatttataaaattacaatataaaaggAGTTAAACTTTAGAAGTTTAATCTCTTCGTGAGAGACTTCCTTTTTATAcgatatttaatgcaaaattgaagTGAAACGAATTCAGTAATATttgaaaaggaaaataaacaactaaatgtattaaaagccattatataatgttgcaatttttaaaaccaatttttaacttaaataGAAACATTgagtttgaaaagaaaaattctagattaatattatattcaaaattataatagttcCACTTCAGTTTTGTTTATTACGTGCAATTTATAGCTTATGAAAAACCGAATTTGCTGAAAGATGTTTCGTAATAATCTCACGcattttaaagcaaaatagCACACTTATTTCTGACAATCGTTTATTTCCCGACATATGACAAGGATACGCAGACTGTGTTCTTGGCTCAGATTTTGTATGAAACGCCCGAGTGAGGCACGTGCGAGCGATTAAAGGTTTTATCTCGATTTATATCTACTTGCAATCCATACATCGTGTTTCCATGTTTTACCACCTTTAATTTCGCTATTTATACAGCGATCGATCCTTTTTGTCCGAGAACTTGCATGAACACATGCGATGGTACACGAGAAACTTCACAGTGTCGcgtgttttgcaattttcttgcAGAAAAATAGGTCATATTTTGTTGAAGAAATATTGATAGTGTCCTCGTAAAACTAATGCACGCGGAACGAACCGTTCCAGCGATGATATACATGTTTAAAGGTCGACCCAATTTGTGAATTGTCCGGGgacgtaataataaattggcaGACGATTCAGAAATCGGGAAAACACGCGCCAGAATTTTCAACATCGGGATACTCTCGATTATATTTCCTCATTGAAGTgtagcaattttattttctaactaaaattatttccctcttaaaaatgatttggGGGATACGTTATTAGAAAATCAGAAAACGCATTGATATGCACAGATTCATGTATCTGTGCATAAATATTCAGATACAAAGGTTAAAAAGtgtattatgttaatattatgaaaaagcGGAAGATCTAAATGTGTATATTTCGcataaatgtgcaaaaattctAATCTGTTAAGGAACTAATCTAGAAGTCGTGCCGTCATATGATCTAACACAGGCGGGGATAAAGCAAGCTCGCCTGTCATGAAACTTGGACGCGCGGTTCAAAGTAATCGATGCCTCTCGCTTAATCGATCGCTCGTACTTTCCGCAACATCAGGCGTTCCTTCGTTTAACACAATGCAGCGTGCAGGCGTTTCTCAAACGGCCGGTGAAAAACAGAAAGAGTTGGCAGAAGATGAGCTCGCTCTCTCCGTCCTGAACGCGTGAGCGCGGTAGGATTTAGGCGGGACCTCGCGCTACACCGCGTCGCGCACGCGGCACAGCAGCTGCGGCGACGGCCACCGCAGAATCCGGTTTCGTGTCGAGGTAGTGGGGCAGAGTGCCGCGAGAGGGTGCCGCGCGAGGCAGGTCAGGGCTGGGGCTCAGTCAGTGTGTTTGCGTGCAGCGTGTTGGTTGTACGGTGTGCTGGCTGCATCCTCCCTCTTTCCTTCTCTCGTGCACTGTCGCTGTCGCTCCCGCACGCGTCGCATCGCCGCACAACTTCTCTTtccctccctttctctcttccctCCGTCCATCCTTCCCGCGCACTGCCGCGTTCGTCGAGGAAGTCGCACAGTTCCGCCGAATCGAACGAGTtacgagggagagagaaaggagaggGACCCCGGTGTCTGAGGAGAGTTCTCGTACTCGCAACGAATCcgcgcggcgcgacgcggcgCAGCGATTACCGTGGGTGTTCGCTGGTAACGCGCGGCGGACGGGATGCGAATGCTGACAGTACACGCGCTTACATAATTACCCGTCGTCGGTTGTGTGCATTAGCAGCGCGTGACGCGACGCGCGGGAGAGAGCGAGTGCGTTCCACGGACCGTGGTTTCGTTTACGCCGCGTGCGCTCGTCGACTCCAGTCTGCCTACTCTGTATTCTCTGGTGCGTATTCGAAGCAAAaggtacatatatacacatatacacgcATACGCAGCCCCTCCTCTCCTCTACATCGCTCTGCGTCCTACTTCCTCTATTCAGCGCGCTCTTTCTTGCTTCCTCCCACCGTACGCTATAtatctgtctctctctctctctttctttctctctctctctctctctctctcgctctttacGCCGCTCTCCCTCCACACTCTGACAGCTTGGTCGATTCAAGAATCTACCGGGCCACTCGCGCGCTTTCCCGGGCCTCCTCAAAATAAGGCCAAAAGGTTACGTTCCTCGCGAACTTCGAAAATTCCACCCCATATCTGCCGTTCCCCTTCTGTTCGTCCgcttattttgtttttattgttctctctctctctctctccgcttTTGTTGACGACGACAACGAAAGACGGACGTTGCTCGCGGCGTCGTTCAAACGCGACACGGCGACGACTATCATATTCGAGAGTTTGCGCTTTGTAAACATCGGCGAGTAcgcggaaaaaattttttccccccgctcgctcgcgcgttTCAGTTTCGCGAGTGAATGAACGGGCGCGCAACGCCGTTCCTCGCGTCGACACGACGCGACATCGACGTATGAATTCACACGACAGCGCTCAATGAAATTCGATATCGCATAACGCTCAGTGTCATTGCACGGCGGTCGAGTGTTCACAACACGGTGTGCTCTCGAAACGTCACGAATGTTAACCGAACTCCACCCTTCGCAAGCCTCGCCGATGCATTCGACGAAACGGCTTTTCTAAATGTAcgcgaaaaattaaatattgaatttctcTCTCATTAGAATAATCAAGATGTGTTCagtatgaaacatttttaatatgcgtGAAATATGGAAAATTGGACGATCAAGTGTTTGATGTCGAAGTACATCGTTATGCGAATGATTAAATTGGGGCACATTAATCCCTTGAGGTTTCCGACACGACGTTTTTACCATTTGCcaattctataaatttgcgaaatttaatttgcgatTGTAGTAGAGAATTTTTGCAGTATACGTTATTTAATTGCGCCCATTTTTGTCTGTTTTTGATTTTCGCCCGCTCTCTAGTTCTGTTTTGTCCTTACTTGcctttgtttgtttgtttctCACACACAGGTCTGGCAtcaatacatatattgcacatttattttctatttattttgagACTGcttagagagagaaagacagagatGATGAGAGCATTCGAAAGCGCAGGCTGGCCTACGAGCTTGGCGGCTACGTTGTCGTACGGGGAAGACGTAGTAAtgaatttgtttatattttttgtatttgccGATGACCCCTTCGATGGTTGTTTCGCTGGACGGTACCAGTTGGAGTATACAACAGCAACCGCAAGCTCAGCTGCTGGTGGCGGACTCGTTCGCGCAACAGCAACAACGTCAACAGCAACAGAATCGGATCGTCTCATCAAATCGTCAGACACCATCATCGTCGGCAGGTGACccgcaacagcaacagcagcagtgCCGCAAAATGACTGACCAGCGAgaacagcaacaacaacaaccgCAATCCCAAactcagcagcagcagcaaccgCCTCAACAGCCGCCGCAGACCAAAGGCAATGAGGAGCCAAAAACGAAtctaattatcaattatcttCCTCAAAACATGAACGAGAAAGAGCTATACAGTCTGTTTGTGACCATTGGTCCGGTCGAGTCCTGCCGAGTCATGAAGGATTACAAGGTAATTTGTATAACTTATATACACATGTCACATCTCTTTCATATGGCACGTATACGCTGCTAATTTGACATTTGTACAGACTGGTTACAGTTACGGCTTTGGCTTTGTGAACTACGCGAAAGCTGAGGACGCTGCGACGGCGATAAGCACGTTGAACGGGCTTCAAGTGCAAAATAAACGTCTGAAAGTGTCGTTTGCCCGGCCTTCTGGGGAGGAAATTAAAGAAACCAATCTTTATGTTACAAATTTACCTAGGTGATATTGCTTCCTTCGCAATTATATGCAATTTACTGTGCAATTGTACTGAAAATTAATGTGCAATTGTACTGAAAATTAATGTACATTAGTACTGAAggacacaatttttttctggaCAGAAACATAACGGAGAGTCAGATCGATGAGATTTTCAgcaaatttggaaatattgtgcaaaaaaatatactgaaGGATAAACTAACCGGTTTACCGAGAGGCGTAGCATTTGTGAGGTGAGTCGACAATTTGTTTTCCTTCattaatatcgatttttcCACTTCTTAAATGTTAAGAAGATAGAaacttgttttatataatcatacacGCACATCCATTACATTTATCTGCATAAAAACATGAAGACACGTCggtttaatgaatattaatttacacgCGGCTTTCGTcaagtataaataattgcgCGATAATTCGAAAATTGGAACATATTCAAGACATCTGCGACAATCGTGCTATATCGTTGCACAACGCGGCATATATCCGTGCGTgcgtatttattttgcaatagtTTCCTGCCAAAGTATTTTTGCGCAGCTCTCCTGGTTTCAATTGCATAATTCTGATACGCTCCCTTTAGTCTGGCCCAGATAAGCTGCATGTGAATAAGCTAGGGATACCAGATTGTGGGAAATGGGTTATTCGAAATAACTGTTCTGATCTATGCCAACAGCTGAGCCTCGGTAAAATGCCTTCAAATATGCTGTTACGATTTTATCGAGCCCAGAAAggcgaaaaaaaacaaacaaaaaaactaATACAGATTAACGCTTCTGTGATGTTTTTTTACGATCTGAAGAGCTTTTTacgtaacattatattttttaaattattatctctgaaaaattgagaattattAGCTTATAAAAGTAATAGTTAAACATtacaacttaaaaatttttttacaccagAAACCACGCGAGATTTTTTTGATGACACGCGagattatttcttaatttttttttcgactcCGCAGATTTGATAAAAGGGAGGAAGCTCAGGAAGCTATCACGCAACTTCATGGTACAATACCCGAGGGTGGATCCGAACCGCTTAGCGTAAAAATCGCGGAGGAACACGGGAAACAAAAAGCAGCGTATTACGCGGGTTGGCAAGCCGGATACAATCAGAGTCGCGGTAAGTAATCTCTTACATCTTGAAAGACCATCGCATTAATAGACTTTACTTCGCGGCCTGGCAGTGGTAATCGATAAGTTTAAAAGGCGCGtttctctcgcgcgcgtcGTTCTTCCCGTTGgaattcaaaattttccaCCGAAGCGGGGAAAGAGCTGGGATTATTGCTGCCAGGCGATGCTTGCATTTTGGCTTCTAGCAGTCCTATGCTAAAGTATAGTTGAAACAATTTGCATTTCtattacgattattattgcaatatgtCTAGTTTACATAGGAGAGCACTATTGAAACTCGatgtttattacaattatttagcTTGATCGAAAAATTGTTGTACTTTTAACGCTATTTGCCTGATATGTATCTTTCGATCGATTATTATTCGATTCTTCTGATCTGCGTATTCGATTTTCCTCGATATCTCCTCAGATTTGGTAGTGTAGATGATTTTTGTACGATTGCAATATGCTTCTTGCCGCGACACGTTTACTTACCGTTGTACCTCCGcgttttttgaaagtttttcACGTCTCACGTTTAGCATTTTTTCAGCtcgataaaaatcttttatttttatcgtgcaTAGGTAGATGAATACCGTTTGACGTTTAGCATAAGTTGCTATTCATACACatcgtatttttcttttttttcttttttttttcttttgtctaACGCTGAAATGTTTTGTCAGATAAGATGGCTGCATCTAAATCAAACCACCACGAGTTAATGCACTAAGCACCTTTtgtgcgcgcacacacacacacacatacagaGAACCGAAAGGGTGTTTATATTCTGACACGTTACACACACGACCACGTTAAAACGTGGAGAGAAATCTCTGCGAGTGGATGACTGGAGAGACACGTTTCTCGCGTTTCTTTACTCTTATGTCcgttttcctcttttctttcAACTTTCTCGAAGTTCTACGCATGACTCGATGTGAAAGAAGAGACTCCGCTCTGCTCGAGCGGTCcccgtaaaattaaaaaaagaaaaagaaaagaagagcCGCTTAACACTAAAACGGTCGCTTGCGCATTTTCATGTCAGTGagtgtgtttctttttttttttttttttttttttgttcatctCGCTTCGTCTTGTGCATAAGATAAGTGAACAGAacatcgcattttttttttggctttCTTCGTTGTAACGTCAATTTGTACAAaggttatttatttaattttttttttcaattacaagATTGAAAACgtaatggaatatttttcgtGAAACCAAAGCTACGGCCGGCCGTTCTAGTGTTAAAGGGCTCACTGTACATGCGATCGTGCAAGGAAGAATGTGCAATGTTGTGATAGAAGAGTCTTGCGTGTGAAATCTTGATGACGAAGTACACGAAGTACTATTATGTACACGTCACGTTAGTCAGTGATGCGGCGTCGTTTGCGGTAATATAAACACCTCACCCGGGAAACACAACCCGTTGGCcgcacgaaaaaaaaaaaaataaataaataaataaaagaaacgaaaatGCCGTTTATAGAAACTTTGAGTTTTGGATGCTGGCTAGCTGGACCGATTCGCTATCTTctgttacttatttttttctagctCTGCTACTATTGTTCGTTTTTTCGCTTGATACTTTGTTGTAAAGTACTACCGTTGCCCATGTACGATGTTATCGAGCGCACAGTAGCTTCGCGTCCGCCGACATTAAATATCATGTTCCGTATGGCTGTTTGTGCTTTAGCGCGAGACTAAGGCGTTGTTTTTCTGTGTACGACAttctgttatatatattatttcctgtattcaaaatacatacattttgtTTTCACAAAACATCGAGTGTACGTTCTGTCTTCCATTCGCAATTCTATTCCAGTCCTATTTCATTTCGAGCGAATCCGGAGCGAGTTAGGCGATTTACGAGTTCTGTCAATGTGTTTGATTATATTTGTTGTGGCTGTT
This window of the Linepithema humile isolate Giens D197 chromosome 1, Lhum_UNIL_v1.0, whole genome shotgun sequence genome carries:
- the LOC105679678 gene encoding sex-lethal homolog isoform X1, whose protein sequence is MTPSMVVSLDGTSWSIQQQPQAQLLVADSFAQQQQRQQQQNRIVSSNRQTPSSSAGDPQQQQQQCRKMTDQREQQQQQPQSQTQQQQQPPQQPPQTKGNEEPKTNLIINYLPQNMNEKELYSLFVTIGPVESCRVMKDYKTGYSYGFGFVNYAKAEDAATAISTLNGLQVQNKRLKVSFARPSGEEIKETNLYVTNLPRNITESQIDEIFSKFGNIVQKNILKDKLTGLPRGVAFVRFDKREEAQEAITQLHGTIPEGGSEPLSVKIAEEHGKQKAAYYAGWQAGYNQSRGSSGLGGVGGGRARGIGGGPGMGMGIGGGGGGGGGGGGGSGPGMLGRAGGFGPRGGGPHGGGSSGGFLGGGGGGGGGPGAMRMEKIHPHRFNPIGMGGGGGGSYVQSHFW
- the LOC105679678 gene encoding sex-lethal homolog isoform X2; this encodes MFAIPSWEAALSWSIQQQPQAQLLVADSFAQQQQRQQQQNRIVSSNRQTPSSSAGDPQQQQQQCRKMTDQREQQQQQPQSQTQQQQQPPQQPPQTKGNEEPKTNLIINYLPQNMNEKELYSLFVTIGPVESCRVMKDYKTGYSYGFGFVNYAKAEDAATAISTLNGLQVQNKRLKVSFARPSGEEIKETNLYVTNLPRNITESQIDEIFSKFGNIVQKNILKDKLTGLPRGVAFVRFDKREEAQEAITQLHGTIPEGGSEPLSVKIAEEHGKQKAAYYAGWQAGYNQSRGSSGLGGVGGGRARGIGGGPGMGMGIGGGGGGGGGGGGGSGPGMLGRAGGFGPRGGGPHGGGSSGGFLGGGGGGGGGPGAMRMEKIHPHRFNPIGMGGGGGGSYVQSHFW
- the LOC105679678 gene encoding sex-lethal homolog isoform X3, with amino-acid sequence MTDQREQQQQQPQSQTQQQQQPPQQPPQTKGNEEPKTNLIINYLPQNMNEKELYSLFVTIGPVESCRVMKDYKTGYSYGFGFVNYAKAEDAATAISTLNGLQVQNKRLKVSFARPSGEEIKETNLYVTNLPRNITESQIDEIFSKFGNIVQKNILKDKLTGLPRGVAFVRFDKREEAQEAITQLHGTIPEGGSEPLSVKIAEEHGKQKAAYYAGWQAGYNQSRGSSGLGGVGGGRARGIGGGPGMGMGIGGGGGGGGGGGGGSGPGMLGRAGGFGPRGGGPHGGGSSGGFLGGGGGGGGGPGAMRMEKIHPHRFNPIGMGGGGGGSYVQSHFW